The following are encoded in a window of Flavobacterium psychrotrophum genomic DNA:
- a CDS encoding cysteine desulfurase family protein, translating to MKKAYLDNASTTALRPEVITEITAVLNDVYGNASSTHSFGRTAKVVVETARKTIASLINAEAREIIFTSGGTESNNFILRNAVQHLGVKRIISTRTEHHSVLVTIPQLAQEFGTEIVYLNLLPGGQPDLSQLAALLEHEIPTLVSLMYINNETGVVLDLQKVGQLCRNNKAYFHSDTVQAVGKIELDLKNLPVDFITASAHKFHGPKGVGFAYIRKNILMYPIIFGGEQEKGVRPGTEANHQIAGMAKALELSYNNLEAERKHILSIKKYLLQQLDENFTGYKVNGAAAGDELFYNLANIQLPLSEDKTAMILFHLDMLGIAVSRGSACQSGSVRPSHVLKEILPEDEIKKPSLRISLSHYNTFEDIDLLIAALQKI from the coding sequence ATGAAAAAAGCTTATCTTGATAATGCGTCTACCACAGCGCTGCGCCCCGAAGTTATAACCGAAATAACAGCAGTATTAAATGATGTATATGGTAATGCGTCATCTACCCACAGCTTTGGCCGCACAGCTAAGGTGGTGGTAGAAACAGCACGCAAAACCATAGCCTCGCTTATTAATGCAGAGGCACGCGAAATTATTTTTACGAGTGGCGGTACAGAGAGTAATAATTTTATTTTGAGGAATGCTGTACAGCATCTGGGTGTTAAGCGAATTATTAGTACAAGAACAGAGCATCATTCGGTACTGGTTACCATTCCGCAACTTGCACAGGAGTTTGGGACAGAAATTGTATATCTTAACCTGTTACCGGGCGGACAGCCAGACCTTAGCCAGTTAGCAGCATTACTGGAGCATGAAATCCCTACCCTGGTAAGCCTTATGTATATTAATAATGAAACCGGTGTGGTACTCGACCTGCAAAAAGTGGGGCAGCTTTGCCGTAACAATAAAGCCTATTTTCATAGCGATACCGTACAGGCGGTAGGTAAAATAGAACTTGATCTTAAAAACCTTCCGGTAGATTTTATAACTGCGAGTGCCCATAAATTTCACGGTCCTAAAGGAGTGGGTTTTGCCTATATCAGAAAAAATATACTGATGTATCCTATAATTTTTGGTGGCGAGCAGGAAAAAGGCGTGCGTCCCGGTACTGAGGCAAACCATCAGATAGCAGGCATGGCTAAAGCGCTGGAGCTTTCATATAATAATTTGGAAGCAGAGCGTAAACATATTTTAAGTATAAAGAAATACCTGTTACAACAACTCGATGAAAATTTTACGGGTTATAAAGTAAACGGTGCTGCGGCGGGCGATGAGTTGTTTTACAACCTTGCTAATATACAATTGCCCTTAAGTGAAGATAAAACAGCCATGATACTCTTTCATCTTGATATGCTGGGTATAGCAGTATCAAGAGGTAGTGCGTGCCAGTCCGGCAGTGTGCGGCCATCGCACGTGCTTAAAGAAATTTTGCCCGAAGATGAAATTAAAAAACCATCGCTGCGTATTTCATTAAGCCATTATAATACTTTTGAAGATATAGACCTGCTTATTGCAGCGCTTCAAAAAATATAA